The window GTTTGTATGTTCCAGATTAATGACCAGGGTGGTGGCGTTCCATTCAGGAAGATTGATAGACTTTTCAGCTACATGTATTCGACAGCACCCAGACCAACTCTTGGTGACCATCAACGCACCCCAATGGTAAGAGCATAGCACACTGTTTAGTCCCAACCATTATGGAGATTATGACTAAGCATGCGTCACTTACACTCAACAAATGAAGGTCTATGTTTTGGTCAGTCACGTGAAGTTGTTTGTTCATATAAAGCTCAAATCACCTCTATATAATTAGTTTTTCTATTCCTCTTTATTGCCTCAGGCTGGTTTTGGTTATGGTCTTCCCATCTCCCGCCTGTACGCACGCTACTTCCAAGGTGATCTCCAGCTTTATCCAATGGAGGGCTATGGAACGGATGCTGTAATTCAACTTAAGGTGAGGAAGTCCTCAATTTAacgagttagttcacccaaaaatgaaaatgtagtcaTCAATTAACCATATGAAATTCTTACACGGAACACAAAAGTACAAGTTCAGCAGAATGTTGACGTAGCACTTTTTCATACAATGAGAGCATACAGTGACCACACGCTGTCAGTCTCCAAAAGGCTTCGGAAGACTTAAAATATGGtgcttgagtcatatggacttcTTTATGGAGGTCAACCGAGAGTGGATGTTGCCGATACCGATCGAAGGTGGTGGAAAAGACTGATAACCGataaatcggccgatagtttttaaaattgatcgaaagaatgttaaaaaaaagactTTCTTAGTCTTTCTTTcctatgacaggcacagacatgcatgaaaatcccagatgcagtttactgGGCAACCAAAATTTTTATATTAACCAGAAAGAATAGAGATTTGGAGCATAACGCGAGACTATGAACCAGCTTGAAATACGTGTACTTATTGTAGGActcatattttgaaatgacagagacttggctctgttaTAAATGCactatgtttaaatatttaccaaattaagctttttatagccaatATACATACCAGATAAATGAttttgagagacagacagaactatagatagatagatagatagatagaatgattgacagacagatagatagacagacagacagagacagacagacagatggatggatggatggacggacaaaTAGACAGAACTATAGGTAGAGATAGAtagaatgattgacaggcagatatatagacagacaggcagacagaactgtagatagatagatagtagatagacagacagatagacttacggacggacagatagacagaactatagatagacagacaaacagatagaatgattgacagacagatagatagatagacagacagagacagacagacagtcggacggacggacagacagacctatagatagatagattgacagacagacctataaatagattgacagacagacctatagatagattgacagacagacctatagatagattgacagacaaacagatagaatgattgacagacagacagacggacggacagacagacctatagatagattgacagacagacctatagatagattgacagacagatagacagacagagacggacagacagacctATAGACGGACAGattgacagacaaacagatagaatgattgacagacagatagatacagagagacagacaggcagacagaactgtagatatagatagacagacagacatgtacatTTTGTACCAAAATgtacgttttttttattattatacacgTGATATGCTGAAGGGGGAAGTTTCCATAtaatcacatttttcttttcatgccCTTGTTTCAACTGATCAAATCAAAATCTCCAAATTCGCATTGAAATGAGAATAAAAAGTGGATATAAATTGCCAGTTTGCCACCTCTAGAGGCTGCTGTTATATTGTAGAATCCTCCAGTGTCAGCCacagagaaacacaaacacatacaaaaaaagaGGATTTTACCCTATAACGGATTGTCCAAAAAGATACTATTGGCACTAGTTAATGAGTAAAACCAATTTATCGTCCAACCTctacttttttgtgctttttggatgcTTTTGTTTCATGGAAAATAGCTGCATCAACATTCTGCAGTCTAGAGCAAAGATTCTCATTTTAAGCTCCATGGGAAAAAATAGTCATaaaggttttgaaacacattATGGTGAGCAAATGATAGCAGAATGATTATTTTTAGCCCTATATCTTGAACAAGTTACACGATGCACTAAATTGTCATTTATGGGTTTCACTTCCCTAACCATTTTTGTTAAGCTTGTATGATAACTTTGGACATCTCCTCTGTCAATCTTCAAGACAATAATCCATGATGACATTCTTCCGTCCACAGGCCCTGTCCACAGACTCAATTGAGAAGCTTCCCGTGTTCAATAAGACTGCCCTGCGCCACTACAAAGTCAATCAGGAGGCTGATGACTGGTGTGTGCCAAGCAAGGAGCCGCTGAACTTAGCTTTGTACAAGGCTGCGAAGTGAACCACCAGTCTTGGTTGCTGCAAAGATATGACTCTGACCTTTAAGATATTGCCAATATAGGCCACCATAGGGAATGCTTGCATTCCCTGCTGGACTGGGGTCCAACTAGGGGATCTCCCAAGTGTTCTGGGAGTCGTCGTTGTCTAGGAACATTTAGTTTGGCCACTAACGTGTGGCCAGAATAAAAGATGCTAAAGTGTAGGGTCCTTAGTGTAAGTCATTACTGTGGTGCTGCTGAAGTTGGTGTTTTTCAGAAAAGCTCAGGCTTAAAGAGACTCTCGAGTTTGAGTGCTTGACATGTTTTTAGATGCATATGACCCTGCTTGAGGCAGAGTTAAAAGATGAAAGTCTAGAAATGGTGAAAGAGCGGTGGAGAATTGTGGGTGTATGGTGAAGAGGGAGTAAAACATTGTGGTTTCGGTTTTGAGAAGACAGTGTCAAATGTGAATGGTCAAAtgtgttgtacatttttatttagccCTTAAATGGAGGCTGTGGCCAAAGATTGTTCCTCTTAAAAGAGGCTGGAAAGTGAAATCACACTTGAAGCTTTTATATTAGAATATTCAGGACTTTATGTGACGGTGATACTATGCCTTATTGTTTCAATGCATTACTGAATAAATGACCATAAAATGTGCCTATATTCACAATGTTGTGTTCACAATGAAAGTACCttgttgtgtgagtttatatatatatatatatatataactaaataaATCTGACTATTTTTCATCAAGCTGCATAAACTGCTGTTGTTTCAAAAAATGTGTGGAAGCCTTTTAGATTTAAGAACATATTAACTCATTCCTAGCAGGTTCCTCTTTTTGATTATGTAACCCTGAGTATGAAGTACATGTAAACAACATTCACACAGGGGTTTGCAAACTTTAAGAAAGCAAGTTACTGTTagtaactaaaatatatatatatattatgttttgtgcatttcaatttcataacacaaTTCCACCAAATATATGATctttaataaaaaactaaaatgtttaagttattattaatttaatgttgtaattttataattaagTTGAAATGcacaaatcttaaaaatatgcaaaaaaatatataaaacttacAGAAATTTGATATGTGgccatatataaacatataaataaaattatagctCAAATACTTGagcatatacaccgatcagccacaacattaaaaccacctgcctaatattgtgtgggtccccctcgtgccaccaaaacagtgccaacctgcatctcagaaaagcattcagagatactattcttctcaacacaattgtacagagtggttatctgagttactgtagactttgtcagttcaaaccagtctggccagttCTCTgctgatctctctcatcaacaagacatttccatccacagaactgccgctcactggatgttttttgtttgtttttggcaacattctgagtaaattctggaGCTGAGTTCAACCTGACAGAAAGTTACGGTAACTTAGATATCCGCTCTGTACAAATGTGGTGGGAAGAATAGCATCTCTCAATGCACAACACATGTTCACGGGTCTTTCACCTgaagtctgagtcaagtctggaGTCTTTAACACTGGAGCCTGAGTCAAGGTCAGTACCTGAATAGGAGACTCCTGGGAacactaaggttgctgctggaagtggtattagggagttcagcagggggtgctcaccctgtggtctgtgtgggtcctaatgccccagtatagtgatggggacactatactgtaaaaaagcactgtctttcggatgagacgttaaaccgaggtcctgactctctgtggtcattaaaaatcccagagcATTTCTCTTAAAGAGTAGgagtgtaaccctggtgtcctggccaaattcaccCCATtgacccttctcaatcatggcctcctaataatcgccatccctgaattggctacatcactctactctctcctctccaccaatagctggtgtgtgatgAATGTACTATgtctatggctgctgtcgcatcatccagtgGTGGTATCTAAATAGTGGTATCTAATACCCCTATACTATCTAAAGTACTTTGACTGTCTAGAAAAGTGctaaataaatgtaaggaattaatattattattattatatatacatacatacacacaattgTTTTAAAACTCTACCTATTCTAAATGTATGAACTGCtaagcagaaggtcgctggttcgatccccatggccaccaccattgtgtccttgagtaaggcacttaactccaggttgctccgggagggattgtccctgtaataagggctctgcgagtcactttggataaaagcgtctgccaaatgcataaatgtaaattaaataaagaaagaaataaaaagactGGCCCAGTCACACCTGCTGATCTTATCACTTTGTTCAAAATATTTACTCACTACCGTCCTCTTGTGAGTTTTCTGTCAGATGCCTGCCTGCAAGACAAATGTTTCTatctgacatttttattttataaaattttttaaagacaatagaTTTAAGTGTTTACActcagaaaaattatttaaagatttacacatttcaatttcatcacaaaactccatcaaattgaaatgagtaatatttaattaaatttaaaaaagaaaattaaatattattttatacattttaattttgtttaacatTCCACAATTCAATTAGAATGCaatttgaaatgcataaatcttaaaaacaggctgatatttatttattgtgtgtgtgtgtgtgtgtgtgtgtgtgtgtgtgtgtgtgtgtgtgtgtgtgtgtgtgtgtgtgtgtgtgtgtgtgtgtgtaggaagaGAAGACAGgtaacagtatttttatttttttactcaaataCCTGTTATTTTATGCAAACAGAGCAATAGATTCAACAAGATCAGTTAGTCAGGTTATTTATAATTACAAACTGATTTTTGCAGTTAAAGAATCGTCTGAACAGAAAAAATGCAGAATTGTTTACACATTACATCTAGTGTGCTTTAAGCATGGTTACATTAAACAATACTGAAATGCATATATTGCCATTCGATTTAAAGAAACAGCTACTTTATTTGACCCACTATTGCAGCCATTTTTTACTTATACGTTTCTTTAAAAGTTACAAAGATCCTGAGACCAGGCCTATAGCCAATACACACCCTCAAGTTTcaccatgaaagtgaatgaagaTGATGCTCAAGAGGAGCCAGTGACCTTCTCACAGATCCAAGGCCATGACATGAAGCAGGGTGCATCATACCAACTCTTTGTGGCCACGCGACTTAAAATCTCGGTTTTCACCATGTAGCCACAGTCTTCATCAATATGGTTGTTGGGCTCGCCTTCTTCCCAGAAACTATGGAGGATAAAGGCGGGTGTTTATAAAAGGTGTTATATGGGTTAATAATTTGAGCAAGATAGCCTGCTTACCTTAGAGGCCATTGGCTTTTAACATGAAGATGTTGCAcagttaaaaaacaacaaaacaacaaaaaaaagtgtaGTATGGAAAAGTAAGTAATAAGTTGATTATATTGAATTATAACTTGTTTCCCATTTTTTTGAGCATTGTTTGATCTTGTAAAGGTAAAATGTAAGTTTTTAAATGGGACATAGACCCATTTCTACACTTTTGCTTCAGCAAAAATGGTTGTAATTCATTTTTCCACCCTTTCTCTGACCCTTATAActaaacaggctgtttttgcttctgtacctttaagacgtctatatgtaaatataatcaaaacaagcaagtacaataCCCCCCCAATCCACCCCCAAACATGTTTTGGtgtcaaaatatacaaataattcaaATCAAAGTTGCACAATTAGGATTTTTAGTTATAGCACCCACTATCATCTGAAACTGATGAAATTTTGCATGTGAGCTCGAATGTTCATGCGAATATTCCGCTCACAAGATTGTATGCACGTTCCCTTTAAACCAGAACACAAATTAGCAGaaaaacactgtttcaaaagaggaAGACAGACAGGAACATTGTGATGCCAAACAGAgtaaatgtttccaaaaatgtaataaactcGTGAGAAATGTGATGTTATTTAGAACTGATGCATTCAGGAGAAGCTGTTGAGAGCTGGACTTCTCGTTCTAGAGCTCTTAACTGTTAAAGCTCTTTAAAACTTGTTTTCACTCACCCTCCATCCAGTTTGGTTCCATCCACCCAGTACCAGTCTCCTTCTGCTTTATCATCACTTACGCCAATCCAGTAAGCGTTCCAGTGGCCACGTGGCAGCAGGTTCCATATAAAGGACTTCATCAGGCCAAGAGGTCACATATGATTGGGAATGGTTGTTAAAGTTAATCAGTGAATAACACTTGGGTATCTGTTTTATTGGATTTCATGCATCAACTTAGATCCCTTCCTCTTTTGTATTGCAAGCCAACAGTTTCTGTTCTTTTTACCAAATAAAGATAAGAAATTCATAATATGGTGAAACGAGGGTTATTTCAGGTCATCAGATGTAAAGCAAATACACAttatatgtaaacacacactcatGAGAATCTTGTGAAACATTTGGTCACACTCGTGTCTTTCAAAATCTGTGTGCTTGTTTTACTTCTATGTacatttttgattgctttgtgtgGAACAGATGGagatttaagtcgttattcactaataatcttcccaTCTGCCAAAGTTAATGTCTAACCCCTGTTCGCAGTCAGACTATGAAATGATGCGACAACATGTGACACCAAAATGGTATCGGTTCTCTTGCATGTATAGTTACCAAATTTGTATTCTGGATTCAAACATGGGCTAGCATCAATGGACAGGAAGATTACCAGTGAATAATTTCATTTTCTGTCTGTTCCTAatgcaaagctattgtatggctttagaagtcatacggactacttttatgatgtttttatgtcCTGGCAGATGTGATCACACTGAACTGACATAATATATAAAGAGCTGCATGAACTTTCTTCCAATAAAAATGgccgaactattcctttaaaaacagtaaaacacACTGCTCTTTCCCCGCTTTACCTGTTCCTCAGCGGTGTGGATGATGGCCAGATGTCCTCCGTTCCTTTTGCAGTAAGACTGACTCTCTTGCCAGCTCCTGCTGTAGACAGAGACGAAGTAACAACTGCTCTTAAAGAGCTCCCAACCAGCAGGGCAGGAATCCTTTGCTTGTGCTGGAGTGGTTCGTGGTGTAGGGATTGCCTCTGAAAAGGTTGaaactcattaaaaaaaattcccaaaTCAGACTGAATTAAGCAAGCATTCAAGGGAATGTTTATTTAGTTATGCATTTACTGTGtctttttttttagttgttttgttaTTGATCTTATTTctcgaaaaaaataaaaacacaaatatgaaAAAAAGACACATGAGGTGTCACATTTTGATGTCTCATATTTCTAGGACTTCTTATTTGTCATgcccacaaatgcacacatttgCACTTTACTAACCTAGCTCAGCAATTTTGGACTTCAGCTGTGATCTCTCTTCCtccagttcttttttttctttctccagcTTCTGCAATTCCGCAGTCATATCAGACACATTAGCACAGGCCTTCTGCATGTGAGCTTCAGCAGAGCTGGTGGGGGGATCCTGAACAGCTGAATCTTGGGCAGCAAAACTTCTCGTACCTAAGACAGAAGGGAAGGGGGAAAAGGGGTAGTTAAGAACAAGATGTAAAGAAGAACATAAGAGGTTTTAagaattaaacataataaaaaaggaGACACTAGCTGTGTGTGAGGTCGTTGGTCGTTAAGATTCTTTACAAATTCCCCCTTTGTTGTCCACGGAAAagctaacagcaaacagattcGGACAGACATGAATGTGtgtataaataatgacagaatttccctttttgagtgaacaattccTCACTTCTTGAAAAGTAGAAACAcgactattttaacattattttcacCAATAATCATAGGTTATACTCATTTTCATGTGCAAGCAAACTCTTCTCGTTTATGCTTTGCTCTGACTGGGCTTAAAGGAATTGTtgaccccaaaatgaacattttctcatcatgtactcacactcatgccacccaaatgtgtaagactttcttctgcagaacataaattcaCTGGTCAGTTCACTgcatgcacataaaggcagcctaaaagtaatccataagtctccagtggtttaatccatgtcttcagaagcgacatgataggtgtgtgtgagaaacagatcaatattcaattcTCCTCCCCGCCCAGCAGGTgacaatatgcacgaagaacTCCTCTTAGGACAGAAGAGAGCGCTTACAAGAGCTTTCTACTACAAAAGGATTTAAATAGTTAGCTTTTTCTTACCCAAAGCAATAATAGTGCACCAGAAGGTATGGAttcaaacactggagtcttatggatgattttatgctgcctttatgtgatttttggagcttcaaagttctgtccaaaATTCATTTGCATTTAATGGATCTGCAGAACTGTGATAGTTCATTCTAAACCTTTTAATTTGTGTTcgacagaacaaagaaagtcatacacatctgggatggcatgagggtgagtaaatgatttttgaTTTTTGCGTGAATTCAAGCGTAATGGCAAAATCTAGAGGTGAAAATTGGCTTATGGCAAACTGGTTGACAATGACATAACACAAGTGATATAAGTGAGAACAGAGAAGTACGCACTGTGAATACTTGTGGCCACCAGGATCATGAGTAAGATGAGGCAAATGGCAGCCAGGCATGCTGTTGCCACCTTGAAGGGGTTTTGGCAAAATGATCGCTGTCCTTTGTTTTGTGGgttcacaaacaaaaaacaaacaaacaaacaaagaagcaAAGAGAGAAACAAAGAAATGGGGCAGTTATTATGGAGTTCAAGttgcacatttttgcaaaaagGCAACAACTGTCCTCACGACTTCAATTAGTAACTTACCTCAGATGTCCATtataacatttagtttttttagtttaCGTGTTTTTCCCCCATTCAACACTAGAATCCGGAGCAACACTTGACAATTGTTACAGTGATTTTCAGGTTTGAGcttcattaaaataattgttggcCAGGAGGAAGGAGAGGAAGTGCGCAATGGAGGTCGTCAATCCCTTCACTGTTGGACTGAAAAAGCACATCAGGCTTGCTTGAAAAAAATCGTTCTGTCGCTGAATCGGGCTCTTGTGTTCacttcaagtgaccaatgagcttcatcttttactgaagaactgacaagacatcAAGCTGGTCAGAACGTTTTCATCGCACTCAGCTGCATGTCATCACTCACACTGATTGTAATTcaaagtgattctgtcaccaagcgtttttcccattgaaaaacaattgaaaaacagcacagatggacacAAAAACGTATCTCATGTGAGAACTAATAAAaagcttaaaaataaaaacgacagatattaaactatatttaaatatatattaaataagatTGTCCGTGGTGATAAAAaattagaaatgttttaaaaatctaGACTAAAAGTttcaagttcatagaaatgtaatctttgcatCCAGTTTGGTT of the Xyrauchen texanus isolate HMW12.3.18 chromosome 10, RBS_HiC_50CHRs, whole genome shotgun sequence genome contains:
- the zgc:174904 gene encoding CD209 antigen-like protein C yields the protein MSTRTEGMLAQLIDGPDSNVHGDYSSSEVRYSGQRSFCQNPFKVATACLAAICLILLMILVATSIHSTRSFAAQDSAVQDPPTSSAEAHMQKACANVSDMTAELQKLEKEKKELEEERSQLKSKIAELEAIPTPRTTPAQAKDSCPAGWELFKSSCYFVSVYSRSWQESQSYCKRNGGHLAIIHTAEEQSFIWNLLPRGHWNAYWIGVSDDKAEGDWYWVDGTKLDGGFWEEGEPNNHIDEDCGYMVKTEILSRVATKSWYDAPCFMSWPWICEKVTGSS